CGTACAGCGCCCTGTCCGCCCGGCCGAGCAGGGCCTCCGGCGCTTCCCCGTCGTGCGGATACGTCGCCACGCCGATGCTGACCGTGAGCGGGCCCGCGGGCCTTCTCCGATCGTGCAGACAGCGGAGTTTTTCCACTGCGTCGCACAGCCGCACGGCGATATGCCGCGCCGCGATCTTCCTGGTGTGCGGCAGGATGAGCCCGAACTCCTCGCCGCCATATCGCGCCACCGTGTCTTGCGCGCGGATCGACCCGCCCAGGAGCCGCCCAACCGCACGGAGCGCCCTGTCGCCCTCGAGATGCCCGTGCCGGTCGTTGTACTCCTTGAAGTCGTCCAGATCGATCAGCATCACCGTGAGCGGGTAGCCGTAGCGGATTGCCGCCCGCACCCCCAGGTCCAACTGCTGCTGGAAATACCGGTGATTGTGCAGGCCGGTGAGCGTGTCGTGGAAGGCCATCCTCCGATACCGCTCCATCAACCGCGAGCCGGCGTAGTACATCCTCCGCTCCATCGCCCGTGCAATCACGATCTCCGCCCACCTCCTCCGCACCGGCGTGAGAATCGTGTCGTACGCCCCGCTCTTCAGGCACTGGACGATCGCCCTTCCCTCCCGCGCCGGGGCGGCGATGAGGATGCACGAGTCCAGATCCATCCCCCTGATCATCCCTATCAATTCCGGCACCGATTTTCAGCGCACCCCGTCGCACAGAATTATCAGGTCCTGGTACTGCCTCCGCAACTCCTCCCCCGCCTCATCCCGCGTGGCGGCCCCCCTCGCCGACAGCCCCAGTTCCCCGCACAGGCCCACGAGCATCCTGCGGAGCGCTGCCTCGCCGCCGATGATCAGCGCCTTCCCGCCGTTGTCATTCATCGCTGCGCCTGGTATCCATTCTCGGCCATGCGATGCGGTAGCGCCGCACCGCACGGGCTCAACGCACTATTCGGGAAATGGTGAAGGTCGGAGGGATGCATGCTGCCGCGATGAGGCCGAATCATTGCATCCGGAAAGCGCCGGCGCGATTCGTGATCGCCCGCTTCGCCGTGTCGAGATCGTCCCACTCGTTCATCGCATCCGCAGTAACCGCCTCCGGCCCGCCCCCCTCCATGCCGCGCCGGTTCACCCCCAACAACAGATGCAGGTGGAGAATGGTGCGCCGCAACGCATCGATCATCTCCCGCTGCGCCGAGAGTTCCCGCGTGAGCGTCCGCAGCAATCCATCCGTCTTTATCGCGGAATCACGCGTCCCGTCCCTGCGTTCCGCCCTCCTCGATCCTCTCGCCGCGCTCGCGTTCCTGATCATGTCAACCTTGATCCCGACGCATCCCCGCTCACCGTCCCCGGGCGAATATAGGTCGACATGCCTTCCGCCAGCGGAAGTATCAGCACGAATCTCGCTCCCGCGCCGACCCCGCGCTCCGCATGGAGACTCCCCCCGTGCTCCTCCGCTATCCTCCGCGCCATGCTCAAGCCAAGTCCCGTCCCCTCCCCATTTCTGGTGGTGTAAAATGGATCGAATATCCTCCCCGCATCCTCATCCCGTATCCCCGGCCCGCTGTCGCTGAATGTGATCACCGCTCGATCGCGTTCCCTCCACCCCGTGATTTCGATCGTCCGGCGCTCCACCCTGGTCAGTTCGTGGCATGCGTTCCGGATGATACTGAACACCACCTGCCGCACCTGGACCTCGCTGACCAACGCCTCCATCCGCTCGTCCGAAAACCCGAGCCGCACCTTGATATCCGCTCCGTCGAGCATATCCCGGGCACTCTCCACGGCCTTTACCACGATCCCCCGGAGATCCTTTTTGATTCTGTACGTTCCCCCCTTGGCAAACGCCAGGACCTCGCGCGCCAGGCGGCAACACTGTTCGCACGAATGTCTGAGCGCCCGCGGATACTCGCCGTTCGACAAGCCCTCTCCCTGTGCGCACAGCATCTCCGCATA
This sequence is a window from Chlamydiota bacterium. Protein-coding genes within it:
- a CDS encoding HAMP domain-containing histidine kinase, giving the protein MYPVETEQLWKVERLATIGEATTAIMHELNNRLTVVMGYAEMLCAQGEGLSNGEYPRALRHSCEQCCRLAREVLAFAKGGTYRIKKDLRGIVVKAVESARDMLDGADIKVRLGFSDERMEALVSEVQVRQVVFSIIRNACHELTRVERRTIEITGWRERDRAVITFSDSGPGIRDEDAGRIFDPFYTTRNGEGTGLGLSMARRIAEEHGGSLHAERGVGAGARFVLILPLAEGMSTYIRPGTVSGDASGSRLT
- a CDS encoding GGDEF domain-containing protein translates to MIRGMDLDSCILIAAPAREGRAIVQCLKSGAYDTILTPVRRRWAEIVIARAMERRMYYAGSRLMERYRRMAFHDTLTGLHNHRYFQQQLDLGVRAAIRYGYPLTVMLIDLDDFKEYNDRHGHLEGDRALRAVGRLLGGSIRAQDTVARYGGEEFGLILPHTRKIAARHIAVRLCDAVEKLRCLHDRRRPAGPLTVSIGVATYPHDGEAPEALLGRADRALYAAKRAGKNRVRG